A stretch of DNA from Macrotis lagotis isolate mMagLag1 chromosome X, bilby.v1.9.chrom.fasta, whole genome shotgun sequence:
GAGCTTGGGTCCCCGAAGAGCACACAGCTGGGTGTGGGCTCTACCAGGTCCCCCTTATCTTCTCCCTCAAGCCCCTTTATGTGGTTGGGTGCAGAATGCAAATGTGTATCTGAACTTGGGCTTTCTTAACTATATCTTGGTCCTCACTCTGGAGTCACATGTCACATGGGGAGGGAGCACATTTCAGGGGATGTGGGGGGGATGTTGGTTTGCCAAACCTGCTGAGATGGCCCCCATGGTTGAGCAGATGTTCAGACCTCTTCTTTAACACAAGTTACTCTGATAAAATTATGTCACTTTGGGTCAGGAATCATTTTCAGAGCTAAAGAGTGGGGGTAAAAACCTTCTTTTCTGGATCTTCCAACATTGCTCTCGCAGGACTTGTAGTTGCCAGGCTACATCTCCGCACAGTTGTAGCTCAGCTTATAGCTATGGACACAGGGCTGGCAGCATCACTATCCCTAAGGGTTTGGGGTTCAACATCCTGGACCATTGTCCTCCTGATCTGAGGGGAGCGGGTGGTCTAGGTGGTGACACTGTGACCTGACTTAGTTGACACCTGCTGCCTCCTCTGTTTCTCTGAAGGGAGTCGGCAGCTTCCCCCAGGTTGCCCCATCTGAGCGCTGGGTGGCAGGCGGCTGACTGTTGCTGAGGATGGCGAGCTCTGCTCCAGGAGAGTGACTCCCAAGTGTGTGATGGTTGTGAGGACTGAAACAGTACCATGACTCCTGGTGTGGGGGAGGCTGTTCTCCTTGGGGCTGTCTCTGTCCTTTGGTGTTATTTGGGATGTTGCTGTTCCTTGTTTGTGCAGGGGAAGCTGGGACATTTCTCCAAAATGGTTTTgttgtagtgataaagaattggacattgggGGAATGCCCATCGAGTGAGGAGTGGCTGGACAcgttatggtttatgaatgtgcTGGACTGTTAtcgctctgtaagaaatcataatcAATTGGATTGTAGAAAAAGCATGGAAACACTTGTATGAGCTGATGCTGATGATGTGAGCAGAAGGGGAAAACGTCCACAttgacagcaacattgtgagtgaCCAACCGTGATGGACGCAGCTCCTCTCCGCAGTTCACTGATCAAGGACACTCCTGAGAgaactgctatggacaatgtcatccacatccagagaaaaaactggatTCTGAATGCACAGCCAAGCCTGCATACCATGTTCAGGTTTTTAAAAACTCGCCATGTAATTTTCCCTATAGAGACACtctgagagacagacagaaagaaagaaacagaagtcaGGGAGATGAAAACAAGGACAGAACTGAGACGACCCAGCCCTGGCTGCTTGTGGAGGGGTATCTAGAACCTGGGCCCAAGGGGGAAGCTGGGCCTGGGCTGGCACAGGAGGTTTTttgtccaacttcctcattgAATCTACCACTGTGCTGAGCATAGCCACTGCCACTGGTATATGTTTGACAGTAGTAATCGGCTTCATCCTCAGGCTGGACGTTACTGATGGACAAGTAGCGATTGGCGCCAGAGCTGGAGCCAGAGAAGCGGTCAGGGATCCCATCGCCCTTGCTTACACCTCCACTGCTGGTGACATGCATGATATACCGAGGGGCCTTTCCTGGGCTCTGCTGGTACCAAGCAATATTGTAGGTGCTGTGCTGACTGCTGAGGGTGCAGGTGAGTTTGGCTGTGGCTCCCAGGGACACAGACATGTCAGGAGACTGAGTCAGCACAGGTTGGGAGAAGGGACCTAGAAACACAGACACTCATGAATGTC
This window harbors:
- the LOC141499641 gene encoding uncharacterized protein LOC141499641, with product MAWSLLCLLLLTVCSGPFSQPVLTQSPDMSVSLGATAKLTCTLSSQHSTYNIAWYQQSPGKAPRYIMHVTSSGGVSKGDGIPDRFSGSSSGANRYLSISNVQPEDEADYYCQTYTSGSGYAQHSVLTTITHLGVTLLEQSSPSSATVSRLPPSAQMGQPGGSCRLPSEKQRRQQDIHECLFLGSFSQPLLTQSPDMTVSLGATARLTCTPSSQHCGYDVGWHQQSPGKAPRFMYVTRSGGVRKG